From the Pomacea canaliculata isolate SZHN2017 linkage group LG4, ASM307304v1, whole genome shotgun sequence genome, one window contains:
- the LOC112563072 gene encoding DDB1- and CUL4-associated factor 13-like: protein MKIKQIKVLCRNPDDYLRETKLDIHMLPRNRDPTQHPFQLEREYKRALNATKLERVYAKPFLAGLDGHSDGVHVLCKHPTSLSLLLSGAEDGEMICWNLAKRAVVKKVLAHDGAVNGLCIHRTGKHLYSCGFDQTIKKWDISPEGIISDMPATTLLGKCVYQSIDHHWFDDTFVTSGQTVDVWVDQKTEPHRSFAWGVESVHHVKFNPIETYLLGAAAHDRTIILYDMRGSAPLRKVLLKMRTNTLSWNPMEPMTFTAANEDYNLYTFDMRKLSMPLNIHMDHVSAVMDVDYAPSGREFVSAGYDKCLRIFQVDKSRSKEIYHTKRMQRVTCVRWSLDNRYIVSGSDEMNIRLWKAKASEKLGILKPREKAAMNYAEALKTQFAHLPQIRRISRHRHVPKMVYNASHQMREMKDKEKRKEARRKAHSKPGKEPEKKLVAGERE, encoded by the exons TACCTAGAAACAGAGACCCAACACAACATCCCTTCCAACTTGAACGTGAGTACAAACGAGCGCTCAATGCTACAAAATTGGAACGTGTGTATGCCAAGCCATTTCTGGCGGGACTTGATGGTCACAGCGATGGAGTGCATGTCCTTTGCAAGCACCCAACCAGCTTATCCCTGTTGTTGTCAGGAGCTGAAGATGGAGAG ATGATCTGCTGGAATCTTGCAAAGCGTGCAGTTGTAAAGAAAGTCCTAGCTCATGATGGTGCAGTCAATGGACTTTGTATACACAGAACAGGCAAACATTTATATTCT TGTGGATTTGATCAAACGATCAAGAAGTGGGATATTTCACCTGAAGGCATAATCTCAGACATGCCTGCTACAACGCTACTTGGAAAG tgTGTTTACCAAAGCATAGACCACCACTGGTTTGATGATACATTTGTAACCAGTGGACAAACAGTAGATGTTTGGGTTGACCAGAAAACAGAACCACACCGATCCTTTGCGTGGGGAGTGGAAAGTGTTCATCATGTCAAATTCAACCCTATAGAG ACGTATCTGCTTGGTGCTGCAGCTCATGACAGAACCATCATCCTGTATGACATGCGAGGCTCTGCGCCACTTAGAAAG GTGCTTTTGAAGATGCGCACCAACACTCTTTCTTGGAACCCCATGGAGCCTATGACATTTACAGCTGCAAACGAAGATTACAA CCTCTACACATTTGATATGCGAAAATTGTCCATGCCGCTTAACATTCACATGGACCATGTTTCAGCTG tTATGGATGTGGATTACGCACCTTCTGGACGGGAGTTTGTATCTGCAGGTTATGATAAATGTCTAAGGATTTTTCAAGTGGACAAAAGCCGCAGCAA GGAGATCTACCACACAAAACGCATGCAGCGAGTGACGTGTGTGCGCTGGTCATTGGACAACAGGTACATTGTCTCTGGATCTGATGAGATGAACATACGTCTCTGGAAAGCAAAAGCTTCAGAGAAACTTGGTATT CTCAAACCAAGAGAAAAGGCTGCAATGAACTATGCTGAAGCTCTTAAAACACAGTTTGCCCACCTACCTCAGATTCGTCGAATTTCTCGACATCGTCATGTTCCTAAAATGGTGTACAATGCTTCACACCAGAtgagagaaatgaaagacaaagaaaagaggaa GGAGGCAAGGAGAAAAGCCCACAGCAAGCCCGGAAAAGAACCAGAAAAGAAACTAGTTGCAGGAGAAAGGGAGTGA
- the LOC112563047 gene encoding pyruvyl transferase 1-like — translation MGSNVLLAVRNLAIKGLHSGQLNLGPRRLSWSVGGVLVGMSVLVLTAVWWLEIVDIVSRRSTLAVTSLLLSGVFHVTYSLISTSVILRALDVVSHSMANVIKRVLVVALLYVSGSRSASGANVAGLMVTIAGLAVYVRDKTHSKTNTCTERITFKGGASSQCRHLTKVLFFTCPILLIGWHLSGIIMYDIDNMAPASPYGLRWPGRPHNFMLLSQWADFLSLDYTRHPFDTDRLAPTLHTNDEVVWEMQRLHVRVLTSLLAGRRHAMLMDFVTHENKGDAAITAGQVALLKRLNVTIVFSCSTYLCDDGILKNAREISKGYNSTSLIILLQGGGNLVGYSSIDFTREKILNLFPDFPTLLFSQSIWLHKGNQAHLNKCREIYSHRENLTIFLRDRQSLGLAQKHFPGTKLMLMPDMAFGLGRVPRTMPPTLDIVWLKRRDLETSWYKVPEIPTNLSVYVGDWKAWWTNKGKTPMETSFLMTFNGLSFLQRGRVVITDRLHGHILSVLLGIPHVLIDNPPYFKLSSFRRTWTAGLSNTVLVTTGEEALDQAQKLLKKYNNYLPNVVRP, via the exons ATGGGCTCCAACGTGCTGCTGGCCGTCAGAAACCTGGCCATCAAGGGACTGCACTCTGGACAACTAAACCTTGGCCCTCGCCGTCTCAGCTGGTCTGTTGGTGGTGTCCTAGTGGGAATGTCAGTACTAGTGCTGACTGCTGTCTGGTGGCTTGAGATCGTGGACATCGTGTCACGGAGGTCAACtctggctgtgacgtcactgctgctGTCGGGGGTGTTTCACGTCACGTACTCGCTGATCAGCACGAGCGTGATCCTGCGCGCGTTGGACGTGGTCAGTCACTCCATGGCCAACGTCATCAAGCGCGTGCtggtggtggcgctgctgtACGTCAGCGGGTCACGCAGTGCATCTGGCGCCAACGTTGCGGGTCTGATGGTGACTATTGCTGGTCTGGCTGTGTACGTCAGAGATAAAACTCACTCcaaaacaaacacgtgtactgAAAGGATTACCTTTAAAG GGGGAGCAAGCAGCCAGTGCAGACATCTAACCAAGGTGCTGTTTTTCACGTGTCCCATACTTCTTATTGGCTGGCACCTTTCTGGTATCATCATGTATGATATCGACAACATGGCGCCGGCAAGTCCTTACGGGCTTCGATGGCCAGGACGCCCACACAACTTCATGCTGCTGTCTCAGTGGGCCGACTTCCTGTCTTTGGACTACACCCGCCATCCCTTCGACACGGACCGCCTGGCTCCTACCCTGCACACCAACGACGAGGTGGTGTGGGAGATGCAGCGCCTGCACGTGCGGGTTCTGACGTCACTGCTAGCGGGTCGACGTCACGCCATGCTGATGGACTTCGTCACTCACGAGAACAAAGGCGACGCCGCCATCACAGCGGGACAGGTGGCCTTGTTGAAGCGGCTCAACGTGACTATAGTGTTCAGCTGTTCCACTTATCTCTGTGACGATGGCATTCTAAAAAATGCAAGGGAGATAAGTAAAGGTTACAACTCAACATCGCTTATTATTCTATTGCAAGGTGGCGGTAACCTGGTCGGCTACTCATCCATAGACTTTACTAGGGAAAAAATCTTGAATCTTTTTCCAGATTTTCCGACTCTGTTGTTTTCTCAAAGCATCTGGTTACACAAAGGAAATCAAGCTCATCTAAATAAGTGTCGTGAGATTTACTCCCACAGGGAGAACCTGACCATCTTCTTGCGGGACAGACAGTCGCTGGGTCTGGCGCAGAAACATTTTCCAGGGACGAAACTCATGCTGATGCCTGACATGGCGTTTGGCCTGGGGCGTGTCCCGCGCACCATGCCGCCTACCCTCGACATTGTGTGGCTTAAAAGACGTGATCTGGAGACTTCATGGTATAAAGTACCCGAGATACCTACTAACCTCAGTGTTTATGTCGGCGACTGGAAAGCATGGTGGACAAACAAGGGCAAAACACCCATGGAAACATCATTTCTGATGACCTTTAACGGGTTGTCGTTCTTACAGCGTGGGCGCGTGGTGATCACTGACCGACTACACGGCCACATCCTGTCCGTGCTGCTGGGAATCCCTCACGTGCTCATCGACAACCCTCCCTACTTCAAACTCTCCTCCTTCCGTCGCACGTGGACGGCGGGGTTATCCAACACGGTGCTGGTCACCACAGGGGAGGAGGCTCTGGACCAGGCACAAAAACTGCTGAAGAAGTACAATAATTATCTTCCTAATGTTGTACGTCCTTAA
- the LOC112562837 gene encoding uncharacterized protein LOC112562837 isoform X2, with product MGPLTAFIAWTVSSYACHQLAKVFLTNVSNLLPHVTPVTMAAALTVTQMFFCWMLTTTSWKIRLADVAKNKERISEKNNHFHNNYRVALVMHVLSTFLTNWSLARTEAASTLAIKLMEPLVSAVAQRVWHGEPLSNSVWVSLPLVIGGAVVFVSDDPLSVQHALSAGVVLAMGSNVLLAVRNLAIKGLHSGQLNLGPRRFSWSVGGVLVGMSVLVLTAVWWLEIVDIVSRRSTRAVTSLLLSGAFHVTYSLISTSVILRALDVVSHSMANVIKRVLVVALLYFSGSRSASGVNVAGLMVTIVGLAVYVREKTHSKTNTCTKRITFHSFKGGASSQCRHLTKVLFVTCPILLIGWHLSGIIMYDIDNMAPASPYGLRWPGRPHNFMLLSQWADFLSLDYTRHPFDTDRLAPTLHTNDEVVWEMQRLHVQVLTSLLAGRRHAMLMDFATYENKGDAAITAGQVALLKRLNVTIVFSCSTYLCNDKSLTKAREISKTYNSTSLIILLQGGGNVLGYPGFDTAGKRILNLFPDFPSLLFSQSIWLHKGNQAHLNKCREIYSHRENLTIFLRDRQSLGLAQKHFPGTKLMLMPDMAFGLGLVPRTMPPTHDILWIKRADDESSGYKVPEIPTNLSVYVGDWREWKTNQGNTPMETSFLMAFNGLSFLQRGRVVITDRLHGHILSVLLGIPHVLIDNPPYFKLSSFRRSWTAGLSNTVLVTTGEDALEEAQKLLKKYNNYLPNVVRP from the exons ATGGGTCCTCTCACAGCTTTCATTGCGTGGACGGTGTCATCCTACGCGTGTCATCAGCTGGCCAAGGTTTTCCTGACTAACGTCAGCAATTTGCTCCCCCACGTGACCCCAGTTACCATGGCTGCCGCACTCACGGTGACGCAGATGTTCTTCTGCTGGATGCTCACGACGACGTCGTGGAAGATCCGTTTGGCCGACGTcgctaaaaacaaagaaaggatcagcgaaaaaaacaatcattttcatAACAACTATCGCGTTGCCCTGGTGATGCACGTGTTGTCGACGTTTCTGACCAACTGGAGCTTAGCACGAACGGAGGCGGCCTCCACGTTGGCCATCAAACTGATGGAGCCGCTGGTGTCCGCGGTGGCGCAGCGGGTGTGGCACGGAGAGCCTCTCAGCAACAGCGTGTGGGTCAGTCTACCCTTGGTCATCGGCGGCGCCGTCGTCTTCGTGTCTGACGATCCCTTGAGTGTACAGCACGCGCTGAGCGCAGGTGTGGTGCTGGCCATGGGCTCCAACGTGCTGCTGGCCGTCAGAAACCTGGCCATCAAGGGACTGCACTCTGGACAACTAAACCTTGGCCCTCGCCGTTTCAGCTGGTCTGTTGGTGGTGTCCTAGTGGGAATGTCAGTACTAGTGCTGACTGCTGTCTGGTGGCTTGAGATCGTGGACATCGTGTCACGGAGGTCAACtcgtgctgtgacgtcactgctgctGTCGGGGGCGTTTCACGTCACGTACTCACTTATCAGCACGAGCGTCATCCTGCGCGCGTTGGACGTGGTCAGTCACTCCATGGCCAATGTCATTAAGCGCGTGCTTGTGGTGGCGCTCCTGTACTTCAGCGGGTCACGTAGTGCATCTGGCGTCAACGTTGCGGGTCTGATGGTGACTATTGTTGGTCTGGCTGTGTATGTCAGAGAAAAAACTCACTCcaaaacaaacacgtgtactaAAAGGATTACCTTCCACTCCTTTAAAG GGGGAGCAAGCAGCCAGTGCAGACATCTAACCAAGGTGCTGTTTGTCACGTGTCCCATACTTCTTATTGGCTGGCACCTTTCTGGTATCATCATGTATGATATCGACAACATGGCGCCGGCAAGTCCTTACGGACTTCGATGGCCAGGACGCCCACACAACTTCATGCTGCTGTCTCAGTGGGCCGACTTCCTGTCTTTGGACTACACCCGCCATCCCTTCGACACGGACCGCCTGGCTCCTACCCTGCACACCAACGACGAGGTGGTGTGGGAGATGCAGCGACTGCACGTGCAGGTTCTGACGTCACTGCTAGCGGGTCGACGTCACGCCATGCTGATGGACTTCGCCACTTACGAGAACAAAGGCGACGCCGCCATCACAGCGGGACAGGTGGCCTTGTTGAAGCGACTCAACGTGACTATAGTGTTCAGCTGTTCCACTTATCTCTGTAACGACAAGAGCCTTACAAaagcaagggagataagcaaAACATACAACTCAACATCACTTATTATTCTTTTGCAAGGTGGCGGTAACGTCCTGGGTTACCCTGGCTTTGACACTGCTGGGAAAAGAATATTGAATCTTTTTCCAGATTTTCcgtctcttttgttttctcaaagcaTCTGGTTACACAAAGGAAATCAAGCTCATCTAAATAAGTGTCGTGAGATTTACTCCCACAGGGAGAACCTGACCATCTTCTTGCGGGACAGACAGTCGCTGGGTCTGGCGCAGAAACATTTTCCAGGGACGAAACTCATGCTGATGCCCGACATGGCGTTTGGCCTGGGCCTTGTCCCTCGCACCATGCCGCCTACACACGACATCTTGTGGATTAAGAGAGCAGATGATGAGTCTTCAGGGTATAAAGTACCCGAGATACCTACTAACCTCAGTGTTTATGTCGGCGACTGGCGAGAATGGAAGACAAACCAGGGCAACACGCCCATGGAAACATCATTTCTGATGGCCTTTAACGGGTTGTCGTTCTTGCAGCGTGGGCGCGTGGTGATCACTGACCGACTACACGGCCACATCCTGTCCGTGCTGCTGGGAATCCCTCACGTGCTCATCGACAACCCTCCCTACTTCAAACTCTCCTCCTTCCGTCGGTCGTGGACGGCGGGGTTATCCAACACGGTGCTGGTCACCACAGGGGAGGATGCTCTAGAAGAGGCACAAAAACTGCTGAAGAAGTACAATAATTATCTTCCTAATGTTGTACGTCCTTAA